In a single window of the Magnolia sinica isolate HGM2019 chromosome 7, MsV1, whole genome shotgun sequence genome:
- the LOC131250883 gene encoding putative disease resistance protein RGA3 isoform X1, whose amino-acid sequence MGTTRMYKLAVLSEDNCWLLFRHRALKHRSAEERLELEEIGREIVKRCGGVPLAAKTIGSAMCSRRTRSQWDLVLGSEIWNSGDILGGILPALLLSYYDLPPTLKQCFTYCSVFPKDWWINKDVIVKLWVAQGFICSERSGEMEEISELYFDDLLRLSLLQDAEIDSDGNIFRCKMHDLVHDLAQSVARSDSSVVEIRKQTLFNVNNIRHSFLIGSDEVNDESDAVASILYKADKLRTLVLHSRISRVPHNLFHLRRLRALDLSRTSIEELPPTVGQLKHLRYLDLSYTHMKELPEEVTNCRNLQTLRLNGCARLRKLPIEMRKMISMRHLELEDTHMLKFLPQGIGRLTELRTLTDFIVGGGDEGCKCGELKQLNHLQGRLQITGLENVRSKDEASVVAAREAELYKKWNLHALILDYNSIGGELLDDEVKMMDDVLEILQPHRNLKEFEIWNYEGSELPKWIVNPLFSNLMKVNLMSCWNCKQLPGLGKLTSLKYLDIMGMEEVAYVGGEFSGDDTNDRSGGGLSFPKLETLIFSKMPNWKEWELRGGDGEVLPSLLRLEIRNCPKLNTLPRNLSLLLQKLALNITNDGMLSEGSLPVFPNLNHLVIWYSPELTSFPCGWLGKLKALQTFQIYKCPRLGSLPEELQHLTML is encoded by the exons ATGGGAACTACCCGCATGTACAAACTGGCGGTTTTATCCGAAGATAACTGCTGGTTATTGTTTCGCCATAGAGCGCTCAAGCATCGGAGTGCAGAAGAGCGTTTGGAGTTGGAAGAGATTGGAAGGGAAATTGTAAAGAGGTGTGGAGGGGTGCCTCTCGCAGCAAAGACAATAGGGAGTGCCATGTGCTCGAGAAGGACGAGAAGCCAGTGGGACCTTGTCTTGGGAAGTGagatatggaactcaggtgataTCTTGGGAGGCATTTTACCAGCTTTATTACTAAGCTACTATGATTTGCCTCCTACTCTGAAGCAGTGCTTCACATATTGCTCTGTTTTCCCAAAAGATTGGTGGATCAACAAGGATGTTATAGTCAAGCTATGGGTGGCACAAGGTTTCATTTGCTCCGAGAGAAGTGGAGAAATGGAGGAAATCAGCGAACTGTATTTTGATGATTTGCTAAGGCTCTCCTTACTCCAAGATGCGGAAATTGATAGTGATGGCAACATATTCAggtgcaagatgcatgatttagttcatgATCTTGCGCAATCTGTTGCAAGAAGTGACAGTTCAGTTGTGGAGATCAGAAAGCAAACCTTATTTAACGTAAACAATATCCGCCATTCTTTTCTAATTGGCAGTGATGAAGTTAATGATGAATCTGATGCAGTGGCTTCTATCTTGTATAAGGCCGATAAGTTGCGGACGTTGGTACTCCACTCAAGGATCTCCAGAGTGCCACACAATTTATTTCATTTGAGACGCCTTAGGGCATTGGATTTGAGTCGAACTAGCATTGAGGAATTGCCTCCAACTGTAGGACAGTTGAAACACTTGAGATATCTTGATTTATCTTACACACACATGAAGGAGTTGCCAGAGGAGGTGACTAACTGCAGAAATTTACAGACCTTGCGACTCAATGGCTGTGCTAGGCTACGTAAACTGCCTATAGAGATGAGGAAAATGATTAGCATGAGACATCTAGAATTAGAAGACACTCACATGCTGAAGTTCTTACCCCAGGGTATAGGAAGACTAACTGAGCTTCGGACGTTAACAGATTTCATTGTGGGGGGTGGCGATGAAGGATGTAAATGCGGAGAACTGAAACAACTCAATCATCTTCAAGGAAGACTTCAAATTACTGGCTTGGAAAATGTCAGAAGCAAGGATGAAGCTAGTGTTGTTGCAG CTAGGGAGGCAGAACTGTATAAAAAGTGGAATCTTCATGCTCTAATATTGGACTACAACTCCATAGGTGGTGAACTgttggatgatgaggtgaagatgatGGACGATGTGCTTGAAATTCTCCAGCCCCACAgaaacttgaaagagtttgaaatATGGAATTACGAAGGTTCCGAGcttcccaagtggatagtgaatccGTTGTTCTCCAATCTAATGAAGGTGAATCTCATGAGTTGTTGGAATTGTAAACAACTTCCTGGTCTTGGGAAACTAACCTCCCTTAAATACCTTGATATTATGGGAATGGAAGAGGTGGCATATGTGGGTGGTGAGTTTAGCGGGGATGATACCAATGACAGAAGTGGTGGTGGTCTCTCGTTCCCAAAGCTGGAGACCCTCATCTTTTCGAAAATGCCAAATTGGAAGGAGTGGGAATTGAGAGGTGGAGATGGAGAGGTTTTGCCATCTCTCCTCCGATTAGAAATACGTAATTGCCCAAAGCTAAACACATTGCCCCGCAACCTTTCACTGCTCCTCCAGAAGCTGGCTTTAAACATAACTAATGATGGGATGTTGTCTGAAGGGTCCTTACCCGTCTTCCCCAACCTTAACCATTTGGTGATATGGTATAGTCCTGAGCTGACATCATTCCCTTGTGGTTGGTTGGGAAAACTCAAAGCTCTCCAAACTTTTCAAATCTACAAGTGCCCAAGGTTGGGGTCTCTACCAGAGGAGTTGCAACACCTTACAATGCTTTGA
- the LOC131250883 gene encoding putative disease resistance protein RGA3 isoform X2, producing MGTTRMYKLAVLSEDNCWLLFRHRALKHRSAEERLELEEIGREIVKRCGGVPLAAKTIGSAMCSRRTRSQWDLVLGSEIWNSGDILGGILPALLLSYYDLPPTLKQCFTYCSVFPKDWWINKDVIVKLWVAQGFICSERSGEMEEISELYFDDLLRLSLLQDAEIDSDGNIFRCKMHDLVHDLAQSVARSDSSVVEIRKQTLFNVNNIRHSFLIGSDEVNDESDAVASILYKADKLRTLVLHSRISRVPHNLFHLRRLRALDLSRTSIEELPPTVGQLKHLRYLDLSYTHMKELPEEVTNCRNLQTLRLNGCARLRKLPIEMRKMISMRHLELEDTHMLKFLPQGIGRLTELRTLTDFIVGGGDEGCKCGELKQLNHLQGRLQITGLENVRSKDEASVVAGGELLDDEVKMMDDVLEILQPHRNLKEFEIWNYEGSELPKWIVNPLFSNLMKVNLMSCWNCKQLPGLGKLTSLKYLDIMGMEEVAYVGGEFSGDDTNDRSGGGLSFPKLETLIFSKMPNWKEWELRGGDGEVLPSLLRLEIRNCPKLNTLPRNLSLLLQKLALNITNDGMLSEGSLPVFPNLNHLVIWYSPELTSFPCGWLGKLKALQTFQIYKCPRLGSLPEELQHLTML from the exons ATGGGAACTACCCGCATGTACAAACTGGCGGTTTTATCCGAAGATAACTGCTGGTTATTGTTTCGCCATAGAGCGCTCAAGCATCGGAGTGCAGAAGAGCGTTTGGAGTTGGAAGAGATTGGAAGGGAAATTGTAAAGAGGTGTGGAGGGGTGCCTCTCGCAGCAAAGACAATAGGGAGTGCCATGTGCTCGAGAAGGACGAGAAGCCAGTGGGACCTTGTCTTGGGAAGTGagatatggaactcaggtgataTCTTGGGAGGCATTTTACCAGCTTTATTACTAAGCTACTATGATTTGCCTCCTACTCTGAAGCAGTGCTTCACATATTGCTCTGTTTTCCCAAAAGATTGGTGGATCAACAAGGATGTTATAGTCAAGCTATGGGTGGCACAAGGTTTCATTTGCTCCGAGAGAAGTGGAGAAATGGAGGAAATCAGCGAACTGTATTTTGATGATTTGCTAAGGCTCTCCTTACTCCAAGATGCGGAAATTGATAGTGATGGCAACATATTCAggtgcaagatgcatgatttagttcatgATCTTGCGCAATCTGTTGCAAGAAGTGACAGTTCAGTTGTGGAGATCAGAAAGCAAACCTTATTTAACGTAAACAATATCCGCCATTCTTTTCTAATTGGCAGTGATGAAGTTAATGATGAATCTGATGCAGTGGCTTCTATCTTGTATAAGGCCGATAAGTTGCGGACGTTGGTACTCCACTCAAGGATCTCCAGAGTGCCACACAATTTATTTCATTTGAGACGCCTTAGGGCATTGGATTTGAGTCGAACTAGCATTGAGGAATTGCCTCCAACTGTAGGACAGTTGAAACACTTGAGATATCTTGATTTATCTTACACACACATGAAGGAGTTGCCAGAGGAGGTGACTAACTGCAGAAATTTACAGACCTTGCGACTCAATGGCTGTGCTAGGCTACGTAAACTGCCTATAGAGATGAGGAAAATGATTAGCATGAGACATCTAGAATTAGAAGACACTCACATGCTGAAGTTCTTACCCCAGGGTATAGGAAGACTAACTGAGCTTCGGACGTTAACAGATTTCATTGTGGGGGGTGGCGATGAAGGATGTAAATGCGGAGAACTGAAACAACTCAATCATCTTCAAGGAAGACTTCAAATTACTGGCTTGGAAAATGTCAGAAGCAAGGATGAAGCTAGTGTTGTTGCAG GTGGTGAACTgttggatgatgaggtgaagatgatGGACGATGTGCTTGAAATTCTCCAGCCCCACAgaaacttgaaagagtttgaaatATGGAATTACGAAGGTTCCGAGcttcccaagtggatagtgaatccGTTGTTCTCCAATCTAATGAAGGTGAATCTCATGAGTTGTTGGAATTGTAAACAACTTCCTGGTCTTGGGAAACTAACCTCCCTTAAATACCTTGATATTATGGGAATGGAAGAGGTGGCATATGTGGGTGGTGAGTTTAGCGGGGATGATACCAATGACAGAAGTGGTGGTGGTCTCTCGTTCCCAAAGCTGGAGACCCTCATCTTTTCGAAAATGCCAAATTGGAAGGAGTGGGAATTGAGAGGTGGAGATGGAGAGGTTTTGCCATCTCTCCTCCGATTAGAAATACGTAATTGCCCAAAGCTAAACACATTGCCCCGCAACCTTTCACTGCTCCTCCAGAAGCTGGCTTTAAACATAACTAATGATGGGATGTTGTCTGAAGGGTCCTTACCCGTCTTCCCCAACCTTAACCATTTGGTGATATGGTATAGTCCTGAGCTGACATCATTCCCTTGTGGTTGGTTGGGAAAACTCAAAGCTCTCCAAACTTTTCAAATCTACAAGTGCCCAAGGTTGGGGTCTCTACCAGAGGAGTTGCAACACCTTACAATGCTTTGA
- the LOC131250884 gene encoding putative disease resistance protein RGA3, with translation MAYPLVSIVAEKLNNLFQDEVALLVGVTDEIKKLYRSFTLIQAVLKDAETRRSKDEAVKIWLQNVKDVAYDVDDILDEWMIEVLKSQAPDEGVGSSFSKKKVISFFSSSFNHLKLRHKIGNSIKEVRGRLGDIAEEKNQLGLRADSGEGERVDCELRRGEIRERETSSLLDQTSVIGREGEKNEILHLLLQEVTEVPFVISIVGMGGLGKTTLAQLVYNDEDVKGHFDMRMWVCVSEDYDVKRITKSIIESATGTGCESLDLNLLQDRLCCILQAKKFLLVLDDVWSKDSEKWDKLRTPFQAGAPGSRIIVTTRLEDVAGIMGSTDHMHKLAVLSDEDCWLLFRSKALEHRSEEECSELEEIGRQIVKKCGGVPLAAKTIGSVMQSRRTRSQWELVLRSEMWNSGDVFEGILPALLLSYYDLPPALKQCFAYCSGFPKDWVIRKDKIVKLWVAQGFICSTRSGDMEEISELYFDDLLRRSLLQDEQIDSDGSILLCKMHDLVHDLAQYVAGSDCSMVEIRKKASLNINNVRHSFSFGNNEADKLASILVTVHKAHKLRTLLLQDSRISKVDKLFHHLRRLRALDLSGTDIKKLAQTVGQLKHLRYLDLSMTDIEELPEELSNCINLQTLRLNYCQKLRKLPSGMRKMISLRHLEFKGLNDLRYLPQGIGILTELRTLTKFIVGGDEQGCKCGELKHLNHLQGSLPITGLQNVSSRDEASEAELHEKQHVLALSLEYDNEDGELLDDEVKRMEDVLESLQPHTNLKELEIWNYKGSMLPKWIGNPMFSNLIEVKLSHCLECKQLPGLGKLPSLKFLFIKGMVEVKKVGGEFSGDDPNDGSGGGGVSFPKLETLHFQEMPNWEEWELRVGDGEVMPSLLELAIKDCTKLKVLHCNLLPLLRKLTIGNCNNGMLSGRLLPVLPNLNSLERTSLPSDWLGQLRALQTLKISHCSQLESLPEELGQLKALQTLKIFYCPQLKSLPEELGQLKALQTLKIFYCPQLKSLPEELGQLKALETLKIYDCPQLKSLPEELQHLTMLQRLYINNCPLLKERCRDGGEDCHKIAHIPYIEIQ, from the coding sequence aTGGCTTATCCGCTGGTCTCGATCGTAGCAGAGAAGTTGAACAACCTCTTCCAGGATGAGGTAGCTTTGTTGGTGGGTGTCACTGACGAGATCAAAAAGCTTTACCGTTCGTTCACCTTGATACAAGCTGTGCTTAAAGATGCTGAAACTCGGCGATCGAAGGATGAAGCTGTGAAGATCTGGTTGCAGAATGTCAAAGATGTGGCCTATGATGTAGATGACATACTAGATGAATGGATGATAGAAGTTCTCAAATCACAAGCACCTGATGAAGGTGTTGGGTCCTCTTTCAGCAAGAAGAAGGTAATAAGCTTCTTCTCCTCTAGCTTCAATCATCTCAAGTTACGCCACAAAATTGGGAATAGTATAAAGGAGGTGAGGGGTAGATTAGGTGATATTGCTGAAGAGAAGAACCAATTGGGTCTTAGAGCAGATAGTGGGGAGGGTGAGAGAGTGGATTGTGAATTGAGGCGGGGTGAGATCAGAGAGCGAGAGACAAGCTCCCTACTCGACCAAACATCAGTGATAGGTAGAGAAGGTGAAAAGAATGAAATCCTACACTTGTTGCTGCAGGAGGTAACTGAGGTGCCATTTGTCATTTCTATCGTTGGAATGGGGGGATTGGGCAAGACCACCCTTGCTCAGCTCGTCTACAATGATGAGGATGTCAAGGGGCATTTCGACATGAGAATGTGGGTTTGTGTTTCAGAAGATTACGATGTGAAACGAATTACGAAATCAATAATAGAATCTGCAACTGGGACTGGTTGTGAGTCATTAGACTTGAACCTGTTGCAGGATCGCCTATGTTGTATATTGCAGGCAAAGAAATTCTTGCTGGTGCTTGATGACGTTTGGAGCAAAGACAGTGAGAAGTGGGACAAGCTGAGAACTCCCTTCCAAGCTGGTGCACCCGGGAGTCGAATCATTGTAACCACTCGTTTGGAAGATGTTGCAGGCATCATGGGAAGCACTGATCACATGCACAAACTGGCAGTCTTATCCGATGAGGATTGCTGGTTATTGTTCAGAAGTAAAGCGCTGGAGCATCGGAGTGAAGAAGAGTGTTCTGAGCTGGAAGAGATTGGAAGGCAAATTGTAAAGAAATGTGGAGGGGTGCCTCTCGCTGCAAAGACAATAGGGAGTGTCATGCAGTCGAGAAGGACTAGAAGCCAGTGGGAGCTTGTCTTGCGAAGTGAGATGTGGAACTCAGGTGATGTCTTTGAAGGCATTTTACCGGCTTTGTTACTAAGCTACTATGATTTGCCTCCAGCTCTAAAGCAGTGCTTTGCATATTGCTCTGGCTTTCCGAAAGATTGGGTGATAAGGAAGGATAAGATAGTCAAGTTATGGGTGGCACAAGGTTTCATCTGCTCCACTAGAAGTGGAGACATGGAGGAAATCAGCGAACTGTATTTTGATGATTTGCTAAGGCGATCACTGCTCCAAGATGAACAAATCGATAGTGATGGCAGCATATTATtgtgcaagatgcatgatttagttcatgATCTAGCACAATATGTTGCAGGAAGTGACTGTTCTATGGTGGAGATTAGAAAGAAAGCCTCGTTAAACATAAATAATGTCCGGCATTCTTTTTCATTTGGCAATAATGAAGCTGATAAATTGGCTTCCATTTTGGTCACCGTGCATAAGGCCCACAAGTTGCGGACGTTGCTACTACAAGACTCAAGAATCTCCAAGGTGGACAAGTTATTTCATCATTTGAGACGCTTAAGAGCATTGGACTTGAGTGGCACTGACATCAAGAAATTGGCTCAGACAGTGGGACAGTTGAAACACTTGAGATATCTTGATTTATCTATGACAGACATAGAGGAGTTGCCTGAGGAATTGAGTAATTGCATTAATTTACAGACCTTGAGACTCAATTACTGTCAGAAGCTAAGAAAACTGCCTAGTGGGATGAGGAAAATGATTAGCCTGAGACATCTTGAATTTAAAGGTTTAAATGATCTGAGGTACTTACCGCAGGGTATAGGGATTCTAACTGAGCTTCGGACATTAACAAAGTTCATTGTGGGTGGTGACGAACAAGGATGTAAATGTGGAGAACTGAAACACCTCAATCATCTTCAAGGTAGTCTTCCAATTACCGGCTTGCAAAATGTCAGCAGCAGGGACGAAGCTAGTGAGGCAGAACTGCATGAGAAGCAGCACGTTCTTGCTCTATCCTTGGAGTACGATAATGAAGATGGTGAACTgttggatgatgaggtgaagagaaTGGAGGATGTGCTCGAAAGCCTTCAGCCTCACACAAACTTGAAAGAGTTGGAAATATGGAATTACAAAGGTTCCATGCTTCCCAAGTGGATAGGGAATCCAATGTTCTCCAATCTGATTGAGGTGAAACTCTCCCATTGTCTCGAGTGTAAACAACTTCCGGGTCTTGGGAAACTACCGTCCCTTAAATTCCTTTTTATTAAGGGAATGGTAGAAGTGAAAAAAGTGGGTGGTGAGTTTAGTGGGGATGATCCAAATGATggaagtggtggtggtggtgtctCATTCCCCAAGCTGGAGACCCTCCATTTCCAGGAAATGCCAAATTGGGAGGAGTGGGAATTGAGAGTTGGAGATGGAGAGGTTATGCCATCACTTCTTGAATTAGCAATAAAAGACTGCACAAAGCTGAAGGTGTTGCACTGCAACCTTCTACCTCTTCTCCGGAAGCTGACTATAGGCAATTGTAACAATGGGATGTTATCAGGAAGGCTCTTACCTGTGCTCCCCAACCTTAACAGTTTGGAGCGCACATCACTACCCAGTGATTGGTTGGGACAACTAAGAGCCCTCCAAACGCTGAAGATCTCTCATTGTTCACAGTTGGAGTCTCTACCAGAggagttgggacaactcaaagccctccaaactctGAAGATCTTCTATTGTCCACAGTTGAAGTCTCTACCAGAGGAGTTAggacaactcaaagccctccaaactctGAAGATCTTCTATTGTCCACAGTTGAAGTCTCTACCAGAggagttgggacaactcaaagccctcGAAACTCTAAAAATCTATGATTGTCCACAGTTGAAGTCTCTACCAGAGGAGTTGCAACACCTCACCATGCTTCAACGATTGTATATCAACAACTGTCCACTCTTAAAAGAGCGCTGCCGAGATGGAGGAGAAGATTGTCACAAGATTGCCCACATCCCATATATCGAAATTCAATGA